In Acipenser ruthenus chromosome 1, fAciRut3.2 maternal haplotype, whole genome shotgun sequence, the genomic stretch TCTGGTTCCCGCTCTATCTCTCCTGGTCAAGAAGGCTCCCATCAATTGGGAACCTCTTTCGTTTCCTATCCTATCCCCTGAGACCGCTcctcaaactacctctccaaATAACAACCTTTCAGCCCTGGCTCTCGCCCTGTGAAATAATAATTGCAAGCTTTCTACAGACTCAAATGACAGCAAATCTGCCCAATgaacatgaaaacaaaaaagccagAAACACCTATCAATCATTCAAAATTGGTTAATGGTATATATTAGGAAGACATGcctcccctgcacctggtagctattgttaaattagaaccaggtgcagggtatttaaagataGCAGTCAGGTtattcggggctgctgagtagaagtggtgctctgcttccgagcagtcaagaGGGAAACGTAAGCTGTGTAAACTTGTGTAattttgtttgttggtgttttgttttgtggggaaacggcttagccgtcccacttgtagtcagggtgttcccgaAGGTTTATTTAGTGCtccgaaagagctaggtgtttattttgtgtttgttttattttgttgtttattaaaaatatagcgcgtcagcgcatacaaaatccattcctgtgtgtgttgggtcgtgtttttaaaggggcaacgaatcCGTGTGGCAGTGGTTCCCGTCACAGTACATTGAAGTCTAACTGGCCGTCTCGGCGCTGCAGACTTGCTGCTCTAGCCTCTGCAGCCAATGAATCAGAATCAGCAGAGAGAGCGGGAGCCCAACGCACCACACAAGTCTGAAACTTTTAGTTTTCTAAATGCTGTAGAGCATAATTAGGGATAAACAATCACACATTAATCAAAGTGATATACATAAaatctataaaaaatatataaattataacaatTATATAGTATAAACAGCAGGATGTCAAACAGATCAACATTTCATATTCGACTCAGtttataaaaaagaataaatagcTTACAATgaacaattacaaatatataacgACTTCAGTTAAATATACATAAAATATTGTACTATGTCTAAtcttattaggcttccaagccagaatggctggAAGCATATTGTtcttgtaaagattattattattattaggcttccaagccagaatggtATCTTATTAAAAGAGCATCAGAAGTTATTCATTTGGTGAGTTTTTGTCAATCCAAGATGGCCGATGTGGACCATTCAAAATCCGACTCTGAATTTTATTGGTAAAGACCTATGCGGACTTGTACTTGAATGGAAATGGTGCTATTGGGTCACAtgatatggctgccatattggattGTGCATAATTTTTAGAAGATTTTCAAAACTGTTCTTCTCATGAATGgaaaatagtacagctgtgaaactTTGTCTACCTAGGAAAagttgctacataaaaaaaacatggttgccatgagccaatcaaattgtaGCTTTTCTAAATGTGCATACAATGGCCTTTTTGGCTCTATTTTTCTGTGGTAGAGTGttatattcttatattttgtTAGAGGCTTTTGGAATGTTAAGTCTGTGAAAATGAGGGCAATAGGTCACATGATTTGGTGGCCATAGTGCATTTTTCCAAAATGTGCCAATGTCTCGTTCTTAGACACAGTTTGACCAATTGTTGTGAAACTTTGGAATCATAAAATTAGTAACACCTGTATCATTGTTGCTTTTGGCATGTTGCTGCATAAAACAACATGGCTGCCacaagccaatcaaatttcagctgcATTCAATATGCATTCTTTTTCAAGTATATAATAATGTGAAACTTGTGCCATACATGTGATTAGAGTATTTATGTTTCTAATTGTTAAGTTTTCGTCAATCCAAGATGGCCGACATGGACCAAACAAAATCCAGCATCGAAAACGTTGCTCATAATTTCACGAAACGTCATACATGGGTAAAAGCCTATGAGGACATGAACCTCAGTGAAAATGGTGCGGACATGTCACATGGtatggccgccatattggattttcaTCCGTTTTTAACAATATTCAAAGATCTTTTTCTCAGAAACCTAGATGTGAAACTTGGTGGATAAAGTCATATACTAATGTACATTAATTGTTATAAATAAGAaattttatttactgtgtttgaATAGTTGTAAGCTACTGATAGTAAGCATACTCTAAAATTATGCTTTCCAATTAACAACATGTTCatatgatttccatttttataaaaCCATACTTTGTTGTGCTGTAAATGcttggaagccataaagttgcctgcaacttctagttacacttattattacacaaatctttattgaggggaaaaaagaaacaattgtaCTACTGTGCCTTTGTAACCTCCTATGGAAGGCtgaggaattcactgacacaggatgGAGTTTCTAAACACCACGCGGGTGCACGATTTATTGCGGCCACAAGGTGTCACTGTTGCACAGttgttaccagcaatggtataagcGACTAACAGATCACCTTCAGTGCACACGCAGGtgcataaaataataatcaaaaacagaaggtacaaagaaaaagagaaaataaaacactaaaactataaaataaatgtgctgcactctgcagcgttaccccgtcgctatccgcacggcccgggtctccatcCTACACTCACACATTCCCTCAACCTGTTATACTTTCTGGGGGTTTGCCCCGCTACTAAAAAAACTatcatttttctttcattttcttttgttttgttctgaTTCCTCTCCAGCTGTGCTTGGTCCGGTCACGTTTTTCGTCTTAAAGGGGCAGGGCTGAGGGAATAACAGCattattttataggcccagcaatccccccaaggcccacctctcaaccactcagagagagggaaagccaacacaccctcttccccacctctccgtgtcactgccatgactgacaggtgggtcttacgagactgctgccctcttccagCAGCACCATGCATACATCAGACAGTCAGCaaagatctcccctgttacacctcCAAATAAATATTAGCAAAAATGAATACAGCATGTATGGACTGCAGGGAGGCATAATGTCTTCACAAGTGCAGAAATACTGCTTGCTTTGCATTGAGGATGCCCCTGCATGAGGCTGCTTATGAATGGCTTTCAACTGTGGAAAAAAAGTGAATTGCTAAACAGTAAGTATCAGCTGCAACACCAAATCTAAATAACAAAAGCATACAGTTACCTGCAGCACCGCATTCCAATCATAACACGCAGCATCTGCTGGAGGCTGAATCAATCGACCTTAAACACACCCTGCCCTATTTAAATATGGatggttttggggtttttttggtaTGTGGAATGTAAGTAAATTGCCTTAGTAGATGTTCTCTGTGGGGACTTTATGAAACGCTGAACAAGTTTTCTTTAGTTCATGACACAAACATTCTCCAGCAGCGTATCATTACCATAGCAACGGAAATTGGCTGTGGTTCAGGATGTTTAAAGTAATACCTGCGTTTATGTATGAGTCATCTTGCCCCATATAAACTGTCAGCAGCATGGACAGAGTGAGAGAATGCTGTATTACAGAAAGTTagtgtgctattattattattattattattattattattattattattattattattattattattattattattattctttcccAGCTGTGTATGCCTGGCAAGACTCAAATTTAAATTCTGCCTCGGTCACAAAACACTTACAACCTCGGTCTGTAAACTTTTTTTCAGTGGGAGGTGGGGTGGGTGTAGGGAACCTTAAATACAGATTTACTTTGTAGTGCTCATATGTgggtctgttatttatttatttatttatttatgtatttatttaacaaagtagTACTTTGGCAGTACTTATTAAAGAACAAGCTGCAACACTTGCCTGACGAATACCGAATGAAGCAAACGCAAGCGCGTTTGCGAAAATATGAGAAATATGCTAGGGAACTCagtaaacacaaaagaaaacggcaGACAAGTCGAAAATAAATATTGCTAAACCTACCAAAGCTGTGTGTTCCTCTGTACAAGGCATCGCTTCGGGCTACAATCAGAAAATGCAGAATACAAATGTTGCACTATAAAGCTTTGCGATTGCCACAGTAATCCAGTAGTCCTGTGTAGAACACGGAGACAATAAACAAGGTTTATGCAAATATTACAGCAACCAGAATACAGAAGACAGGTGACTCTAGGTTTAGTTACCGCCCTCAGTGTTCCGTGAATAAAGTACAGTGACAGACTAAACGAGACACAACACATTAACCCACAGAACATGGCAGTAGCTGGAAAAGTTGCGCTTGTGACGGGGGGAGCTCAAGGAATCGGAAGAGCTGTTGCCGAGGCTCTGCTACAAAATGCTGCAAAGGTACATTTAAACTCGTTTACATTAATGCACGCCCTAAGTTCTGTAATCACTTTGCTGCTGAGACAAGCGTATTTATAAGAAAGTATTGTTGAGTATAAAAAGTTAATTTTACTAAGATATTAATCACAGGTAACAGCTGTGCTAttagttttgttttaacttgTGGTTGTTTGTTGACTTGTTTTGTTGCCTATTTTTCTTTCTTGGTTTGTTTTACCGTGTTATTACAGATTTAGATTTTACTAGTGCAATATAATATgctgttataattattatattaagGACTGTTTTGTTGTGTCTGTTCAGGTTTCTCTTGTAGATTTTAATCAAGAGGCGGGAGAACAATGCATTACCTGCTTTAACCAAGAGTTTGGATCTGACAAcagtttgtttgttcagtgtgacGTTACTGACAGAGAGAAGCTGCAAGGTAAGAACAATTAAGAACCTTTGACTGGATGTTGGGATgtttgatataataataataataataataataataataataataataataataataataataataaaaaataccggAACAACATATATTGATGCAACGTTTTTGTCATGAATACTTGTGTTCAGGAGAAACAAAACTCATTTTTTTAGACTACCTTGCTAATGGCTTCTGCAAAGTCTGTTCCACATGTATCACATGTGAAGTTCCCATTGTACACCCACCAAACACAAGTAGTTTCATTCTGAGAACATACAGTATTTCCAAGTATGTTCCTTCTGCTCAGGTATTTTTACCAACACCAGAAAATAATTACAAGTCTGGTGAGAAATAAGAGGAACTCGTTTAACCTGAAAGCAATTAGTTATATGTGCAACCTACATGTGTTCTTTTGAAATTATTGAATGgacacagttatatatatatatatatatatatatatatatatatatatatatatattctgagtATAAATAAGTAGTTACCAAATGTAATTCTTGAAAGACATGCCCTTTTGACCCTAGCCTATCCTGCTTGTGGACATCACTAGTTTTAAGGGTTATCTTTGAAAAAATAGGCATACGTTGATTGTGTCCGTCTGTCCATCAGTCTGTTACACAATTGCAACGTTAAGATAACATGTGAGTTAGCATGACAACTGCCTTCATTTTGCACCAGAATTCACCAAACTTGTGTCATATACTCCTAGGCTTCGATAGACATTTGGCTATAATCCCATAAACTTTCAATTTTCTATGAATATCTTTAGACTCTACATGTACTCATTCACTTTCTTACCTTAAGCAGTCCAAATGCATCCTCCTAAAGGCCGGAACACACAAACGAGGCGTGGCACTGCTGGGCATTTTTACATTGCAATAGTGCTTGTCCTTAACCGAACCAGGTACACATGAGCAGCATGCACTACATGACTGACTTTCTGCTACAATATTGTAGAAAAATGTAAtggtagttgtcagtaccacacagTTGGCTATGTACTCGAATATAATATTCAGCTATGGACAAAGGTtttccatcacctagaattttaggactgagacatcatttaaaaaaaagaaaaaaaaaactatatgaacataattacgatcttttatttaacatcatgtaatcaaagaaactacaaaatgatatcgcaaaagtctactggaagccatgatagtaggtttttcatgttagatttcagccAGTTACTTGGTAAAAATAGTAGTGAAATGATAAAAAAGGCAAAAAGTGATAGTATCATTTGATACTATGAGGGAATAGCGATTTTTGGTGACCGTTTACTTAGGCTACGTgaaggatgcttatcaggagCAATGTATAAAATACGGACCTCCTAGTCCAATTGTAGCATCTATGGCTTCCCAGATGTTTGCCTTCATGTCAGCATTCTTGTAGGAATTATGTGAAGATCAAACAATTCAAGGTGCTTGGACATCTTCGTAGACAACAGTTTGTCATTCATCATCTTTTCTGTCAACAAGTGTTGTCatcacttggctgtgattggatAATTCACCGACGGTACTGTGTggcaactggaaaaaaaaaagttctggatTTGATTTGAGCGGCACAGCTCAGCGACACTGCGATATTGCAGTATTAAATTGCTCTGGTCAAAGTTAGTCCTCGTTCTTGAAAATGCCCAAGACAATTGCAGTGTTATGATAACATGCGAGTCTGAAAAATAATTGCATAACGCTATTATTATGATCATACTTGAAACCATGTTATAATGTTATTAATGGAtctaaaataaaagttaaacttATCATTCATGTTGGTGTTTTGAATGGCCTGCCTGCTATGTTTGAAATCTTATTTTAGTCTCATTGTAGGTGATCTGTTACACTTTTTGCTGGATTATCCTGTCATGATTTAATAGATTGTATTCTATTTTTATGTTTCTGAAAATTACCCGGGCTGCTAGTCACATTTcgattttttgtctttttttattatcatcattattattattacagacccCCATGTGGTGTTCCACGGCCAAATCTACACATGGATCGTGTTCTTTAAAGTATAGTATCTAGTATGTTaaatattacaaacattttaattatacatttcatGAAAGTATTTCACTGACACACATGTAGGTCTCTCTGTCACACTCTAGATTGGAAAACCATAACTGCACTGACTTTGCACCAATCTAcaacaaacttttattttacactCTTAGCCTCctataaaaatgacatttcattataactagggcttctgtttttcggtttttatcaattacatttttcggtgcttattcttttttagttttatgcaattttttttcttcGGCTTTCgatttctatatactgtatgaaattattgttttcggttactttccaaaatgcttgggaatttttttttttctgtcaaaatatgtgtagttactcgacagtacttgcacacttaagttgtaccttctttcctttgttgtcttccacaacaaaatccttatggtcacgggcattctggtgtttttgtgtgtaggcatttttttacatttcgccacaatttgcaattctgttttaaatcctctaatGAATGTGCTTACTTGCCCCCCACCCATTTATAAACCTAGATATGTCCTTCATCCTTTGCGGCAGTGATGCCTCACTGTGTCTTCTTTACCAGGTCATTTATATTAGATTGGGCCAAACAGTTGCTTGTCTAACTTGACTCTTTCCATTTATCACATGTATACAGGtggctatttatttatgtatttatttattgtgtacaattcatttttttggccaaatataaatactgcTTTACTAACTTTACACTGTGATCGAGCATGTATAACAgctttgtattttttacagtaaGATTGTTGTTTGTTAATTGCTTGTAGATGCCTTCAAGAGGACCGTTGAACACTTTGGAAAGTTGGACATTGTTATTAACAATGCTGGCATCAATAATGAGAAAAATTGGGTGAAGACAATTGAAGTTAATTTGGTAaacatttaatttgattacattcttcattaaaatgtaactttttagaAAAAATACACATTAGAAATGTCAGTAATTGATTTTAAGCTAGCCAGAAGGGCATTTCCCTATAATAGCAGTCTGTGCTTTGAAGATTGATATTTTTTAAGTGTGTGCTTTTTATTGCAGTTATtcaaacaatgtgtttttttaaaactttttgacATACTGTAGTCTGCTAAGGTGATTTTAAGAAGCAGCAACATCTAGTGAAAAAATACTATGAActagtttctttttgtattaatgGCATCGACAGTATCTCTTCACTTGATAGTACTGCTATACAGAACTTTGGTTGATCTATTTATTCTGTTAGGCCAAAGTGAAAGCAAATCTGACAACTAAAACTAAGAAGCAGTTGTTACTCAGGTTAAAGCActtcaaagagtaagtagcgtggttcaaaatggccactctaatgaaacacagcaataatgatccatgatgtggtacagaacagaaaagccagagcacttgttatagTTTTTCATGCAGtgattagaggacagatctcaaaccccagtgcacgagagtggacattttgaaaagagctttgaaacatttTATGAAGactatgtacattttttttgtatttgtttcgtATGAGAACAGAGTGCTGTGGTAAAAGGGACATACCTTGGTCTAGAACACATGAGCAAAGAACATGGCAAACAAGGAGGTGTGATCATTAATGTTTCATCAATGGCAGGTAAATTGGGTTAATTGCAATAAGAGTATTGAAAGTATTGTGTTTGTTAAAGTACATATTGTATAATGTTTTTCAAGAGATGTGCAAAAATCATTGACAAGAAATGGAAAATTCTTAGAAGAATAAGTCTACATTATTTTGAATCTGACATTTTAAACAGAATTATCTAGTGAAATGCAACATTTCCCAATTAGAAGAAGATAATGCTAAAAATGTCATGCTTTCATGTTTGCAGAAACTGATAACAGTATCTGGAAATGTAATCTTCAAACCAATGAtgtttttttcttacaattaGTTGTAACAGTATCTGATCCATCAGTGTTTCCTGTTTAGACTTCTCAGCAGTCAAGTTTTGGGGTTTTGTGAAGAAATATATAGGTTCATTATTTTTATTGACCTGGCAAACTTACCGGATTTTATTAACCTCTTCTCAAAAAGCGTGCTCTCCACTTGTGTTCCATGTGAAGCAATTGTGTGGTCTTGAATAATAACAGAGCACTTACTCTCAGCCCATTAGCTGTGACTGAAATCGACTTGAAGCAGGAACATGCAGTTcttactgtatattacaaaatacatgtcAGGGATTGCATAACAAACTGTGCAAGTCTGCACTACTGAACTTCTTTCAAGTACAGGGGAAGTGAAAGGGACAGATAGCATCAGACTGTGAAGTTTTATAACTGgctttataaccttgcttatcttttatttatcatgGTAATCAGTATAAGCCTTGTATTAGGTAGGCCAGTATGCATTGAAACATTCTTTATCATATTTTCTTTGAAAGAATTATCGTATTTTGTTGGAGCATGTTGCTGTAGGTGTCATGCAATCTGTTAcaaatgtgaataaaaatattgCTGATTCCGTATGCAAAACATTCATTTGCAAAACAAATCAGCAGCAAGTTACAATTTTCATATAATAAATCTTATGGAAGTAGAATTCTTATTTCAAGGAGCAAAATATTTTGTTGATTTAATATAATTtagaattattcatttttaaccaccaatatttttaaatagcaattTTAAACCAACTTAGATTTAAAGATGCAGTGTGCCAgctagtttaatatatatatatatatatatatatatatatatatatatatatatatatatatatatttatatatatatatatatatatttattttggtatttcCTGAGAAATTATCACTACCATAAGATATGAATTTGTCTTTTCTTTAATAAGTTGTACTGGAGCTTGTTTCTGATTATATGGGTTGCAGAAGCCTCACTTTTTGGCTGTTTTACATGTATGGCAGGTTTTCATGTGGGAGGAGGCCCAGAAACTAAAGTGGCATTTGGAGAATTGAGTAAACAAAGTCTGTTTACTGATAAAGTACCGTTGggtgcacagaaggctaaactggGAAGAATGTATTAAACAGGCCCCAATGAATCATAGTTTCACGTAACTGACAATGATTGTGGGACAGCAGCTTTAAAATCACTCCTCCCTTGCTTTTTTTGTAGCTGTCTGGAAACATTGAGCTAAGATGGGGTTTTCTATCCACAAACAGTCAATCagtaaaagtgtttttgtgttataATTGAGAAGCACTTCTCATTGAACGGTTTGTCTaaagtacatttaatttaagGGCTCCTAAAGTTATTATTGTATGAACTTGATGTTGCATCTCCATAAATATATCCAGTAAAAATTACTgtagaaaaacaaagaaatgaaCATTCCAGCTGGGAAAGGGGcggcggggggtgggggtgggggtgggggtggggggttgtatACATTTGGCTACACTAGTTTAGGGTATGCGCATAGGAAGGTGGGTCCAAGGTTGAATGCCATTGGAACTGGGTGTGGCTCAGCTTCTTGTCAACAGACATTTGGCAGTTCAAGCTATTTCTTTTAATTGATGGTTGTAGGCAGTTTCGTGGAAATGGTAGGTATATTACTATCAATatcactttttcttttgtttctgtttccttAAAAATGCTTGGGGGAGGGGTCCAATCTTGTATAGGAATTTTACTAAGTTTACCTTACTGTAACTACAAAATGTAACTACAAACACcattgtgtgttttatagttatggatgagccTTAAtctttacatactgtataaagattGTCTGACATAGTAGTTTTTATCCACTGAAGATATTCCTTGATTTGAACTGCTGTCACATAATAGTGTATGATTTATAAACTGGCACTGCTTTGTTAGATGATCTACCAAATTATCAATCTGTAGCTAGACTTAAATTAATGATTACTTGAAAGTTAAGTgagaacccttataaaagtttaccatagcaaagcataataaagcatagtgaaagcatggtaaagcataggaaagcaatttacagaacagtgaggtatggtaaagcatattaataaacatggtaaaccagggtaaattgtgattaatacatggtattaccatggaaaaataatgttaaaagtgcaaaaataccacagtaaacttgtataagggaaaTCTAACCCACAACCTTTTACTGTACTATTAGTACATTTTACTTCAGAGACAGCTTGAATCCGTCAACATAATATCCAGGAGTCCTTGCCAATTATTTTAGAACATTTTAGCTGATTGAAAACTTATGAAGCAATTATGTGCCAAAACAGCAGGCATATTGAAGCAACTGCAAATAGAAATGGGCATTTTTGTGAACATAAACAAATCCTCCACGGGGGAATAATCTAAGGGGATGGTCATTTTAGatcgaatggtttgtaaacatgaagtaaaatattCAGCACTTGAATATttgttacccagatacacatcagtcgcattttaccgtccttgtattaagaataaaatcaatccccaaaaacaaagcaaatgagaCAAGGCATGGTAATATAAGTGTTAATATAaagttaaacagttttagatactgtgatgcattttttaataatctgtcatctttagttgcttttgtgaattttcatttgcaagtgaacggtgagattagggccttatcaagcactatattctgcaattttgaatactgactttggatactgttttaattgtggaaactattttttttatcttttgctaaattgcatttaTGTTATAAGCAGTTCTGTACATGGttaacatttagatttaattttgctgttgggtcgttaatggggaattttacatactgctacaatatgttccggatttaaaagtatatactgtattacagtccacgtgttgtCTCTTTTGGTAAATTACAtgacattttcagaatcatattgttctgaattaaaatactacttctgttaaaaatatagtactgtaccaacaaaaccaactacagtacatggaCATGGaagcttatttattttaaaacacagtcctttcaggatttttgacattgtatcttttttgtgttccctgaaaaatcaGACAAGTtgttgtcttttactgctgtgttattcccccaactcgtgcgctaacaaatgtgtgtgtgtgtgtgtgtgtgtgtgtgcagggcagggggttgtttgggtggcAGGGGGCAGGGTACAACGTGCTAACCTACATACAcatcaaatcagatgaaataatcagatatgcgtcacactcgtttaactgtcactgaagtcaacattttatagggtcagatatgtgagtgtGTAAATGTCCaggggttaaaacaatgtggaagTGAAATGGTTCATTTCTACTGGACCCCATGGGACATTATTAAGAGAATCTTAGAATACACTATCTGAAAGTGAGTGGTCTATATCATGAATATAGCTGGAGGTTAAAACCATGCCTGTAATTGAATACCTCTGGGGAATCACCCCAGAGTTAAACACTGTTTAGGGGTAATCCCTGAATAACCAAGGTGGGTGGTTGATCCAGGGGGATTCCTCAGTGCTTTAAATTGTGCCAATAAAAtctagctgtggcttatcccaacATGTCTGGCTCTATTTCAAAATAGTTTATTCACTCATTACCACTTACGTGAAACTTACCCTGACTGGAGCTTAATTGTACTGTTTATCAACAAGTTATATTCAGCCTACCCAAGCCTTTCGACAACATAAATTCACAGGGATATGGCTATCATCAACAACAACTTTCACTTCCTGTCCCGAAGAAAGTTTTGCTTGAATTTCCATATAATGCTACACGGATCTGTCAGTGAGTTTCATATTTTATACTACAATTCAATCTACATTCATATTTGATTGCGATGCCATATTGATATACAACGCAAGTATCTTAAACAGTAAGCATACAGATGTTTAACCcatgtatatttacaatatataggGCCTCATTTGCAAAGCGTTTACCGTACACAAAACATGATTACCGTGTGCAGTTCTGTCCCCGGCCTATTTACTATTCCCATTTCAGTGCGGAAAACAAGGATTTAGCGGATGCAAAATGAAAGGGGCAGAATAGCGCCGCTGCCTCATTTTACTtatgcaaagcagcatgttaaacacagataatgagctgccatacatTCTTGAGCTATTCACAAAGGTCTGACAAGGATTTTGCGCCGGCAAAAATGACCCAAAgggtggctcccgagtggcgcatccggtaaagacgCTCCGCgttgagtgcaggatgtgctctatagcctgaacgtcgccggttcgagtccaggctattccacagccgaccgtgttcatgagctcccagggggcggcgcacaattgaccgagcaccgcccggggggagggagagttaggtcggccagggtgtcctcggctcaccgcgcaccagcgacccctgtagtctggccgggcgcctgcgggcttgcctgtaagctgcccgagagctgcgttgtcctctgatgctgtagctcttgggtggctgcatggtgagtccgtagtgtgaaaaaaagcggtcggctgacggcacacgcttcggaggacagtgtgtgttcgtcttcaccctcccaagtcagcgc encodes the following:
- the LOC117420874 gene encoding 15-hydroxyprostaglandin dehydrogenase [NAD(+)]-like, whose translation is MAVAGKVALVTGGAQGIGRAVAEALLQNAAKVSLVDFNQEAGEQCITCFNQEFGSDNSLFVQCDVTDREKLQDAFKRTVEHFGKLDIVINNAGINNEKNWVKTIEVNLSAVVKGTYLGLEHMSKEHGKQGGVIINVSSMAAFLHSPHQPVYTATKYGVVGFTRAIAEASEIENYGVRINVLCPAFVDTPLLQSIDQEEKMGKFYKHKDEIKHRMSIYGVLKPSLIAEGMLKIITDNSLNGAVMKITTSKGIHFQNYEPMSA